From the genome of Kluyveromyces lactis strain NRRL Y-1140 chromosome F complete sequence:
GACCACAGCTGGTAAGTCACAGCTATGTGTCTTGTGTACCctgttgatgaaatcgGTCTGAGAAACAgtctatatatatagtatTAAGGAACCGAAGATGTCAGACTTTATCAAGACCGACACCTCAAGAGTAGGACGTGAGAATCAGTTGTATTCAAGTGTCACTGGTGCTAGACTCGTTGCAGGATGTATAATACTGGATGAAAGCCGAGAGAATGTCTTAATGGTCCAGTCATCCGCTCATAAGAAGAGATGGGTGTTGCCAAAGGGTGGTATTGAAAGTGATGAACCTGACTTTGAGTCCGCTGCAAGAAGAGAGACCTGGGAAGAAGCTGGTGCCACAGGCGATATAGTGAAAGCACTTGGTTCCATTGAGGATATGAGACCTCCAAAGGACTGGAACCCAGATTTGGAAGCATTCGAGAGTTCGAATGACGAAACTGTTAACAAATGGCCTCCCAGGTCCGAATTCCATTTCTTCGAGATGATTAATGTTAAATTGGAGGACAATTATCCTGAAGTGAAGACAAGAAACCGTCAATGGTTCTCCTACGAACAGGCCAAAGAAAACTTGACCCGTGCCAAGAGGCCAGAGCTCATTGAGGCTCTGAATAGAAGTAGCATCAAGAAAAGTTAGCATTATATATAACATAGAGTATGTTTATACCGAAGactattattatttacCTCCAAAGAAACCAGACATCATATCTTGCAAGAAGTTGATTGGTTTCTCGACCTTGATACCGAAGTATTCTTGGCCCAAGAATTGTAGCTCAGAGTTGTATTTGTTGGCAAGAGTTGAGTATTGTGATTTTAGATTCTGGAAAAGAATAGTTTCTTGAGTTTGACATGCGATTATTAACAACTGTAAAAAGTTCAACGATTCCCACGATGAGAAATAATCAATCTTATATGGGCCTTTCTCTGTTAACTCAAATTTTACATCTGTCTTGTGATTGGTAAACCGTTTTAAAAGTTCTTTAGATCCCTCCAATGCATATTCGAtattgaagatgaacaaatAGTTGAATATCATTCTTGATATGAAATCGGGGAAACTGGAGTCCTCACCGGATTGCTGATACCAGTCCCAAAGTAGATCCACATACCGCTTCATCGAGTCATGAGTACCTAGCACTAGATATCTTTCCGCTTCGTATGTATATCCACCTTCAAGTAATTTTGTAGCGATCGCTGAATGTAAGTATGGGTCACCAAACTTATATTCACTATGTTTCACAGACCAATTGTTCATCCCTGTCACTACATCCTTTAAATTTGGTTCCTGGCCGTCAACGAGGACGAGTAATTGAATGAGTCTAGAGACCGAAGAGTCATTGCATGGAACCGATGCCAAATCGTAAACTTCAAGTAGAtagaagatcaaatctgAACCAGAACCACCTTGCTTGGACCTCAAAAACGCACCGGCTGCATgagaaatcaaatcaatcGATTCATCATACTTTTTGGCCCGCACATATCTATTAGCAATGGTTCTTAACGTCTGATGGGCTTCATAATAATCACCAGCTTCAATTCTCGCATTGAATCTCTGTAAGGTCTTCGTTAATTTATCACTCATCTCTAAGTGTCTCGATCAAAAAACAATTAAGGTATGTAAAAACTCGCCTAACGGATTCAAAAGGCCTCTTGATAAGTACAAAATAACTTGATTCTGAGAAACACGAAAGCTGTGGTTCACTCGTTGGACCTTTACAATATGATcatgttctttctttctcttcctGGCGAAATTTCGGACCGttaaaatattgaaactcaacaaaaccaatattgaaattgacTCGTTCATTAACTATTCTGATGAAAGATAGGGTAAAGGACAATAACAGCTGGAGCAGCAGCTGAGCTATATTGCCAAGGGATTTAATTACAATTTAGAACCGAGTAATATCTGCTTAGTGAGGTGATACATTTCGTTTTTGTTACATTATTAAGGGAACGCTGTCAAACAGTAGCATGAGTGATCTCAAAGAAGCTATTCAGCTCATCGATGAGAACAAACAATTCAATCCCTCGACATTGAACTATTTCACGAAGTGCCTTGGGGATAAAAATGTTGGAGTAAAGTATCATGTCATATCTGTTTTTGGATCGCAATCAAGTGGTAAATCGACGTTATTGAATAAATTGTTCGATACAAAATTCGATACCATGGATGCACAGGTTAAACGACAACAGACTACTAGAGGTATTTGGTTATCCCATTCTGCCAATATATACAGCTCTGGAGCTGCCAACCAATCCATTcctgatttctttgttttggATGTCGAAGGTTCGGATGGTGCGGAGAGAGGTGAGGATCAAGACTTTGAAAGGAAAGCTGCTCTATTTGCATTATCAGTGTCCGAGGTTCTAATCGTGAATATGTGGGAAAACCAGGTCGGGCTATACCAGGGGAATAACATGGGGTTGTTGAAAACGGTTTTCGAGGTGAATCTTTCGTTATTTGGCAAGAATGAAAATCGTCACAAGGTAGCATTGCTGTTTGTCATTAGAGATTTTACCGGCCAAACACCATTGGAAAGTTTAGAAGCCAGTCTTGTCCTGGAATTAGAAAAAATGTGGTCACAGCTAAGTAAGCCTGAAGGTTGTGAAGATACATCTTTCCATGATTTTTTCgttccaaatttcttcGGTTTGGGCCACAAGGTCTTCCAACCTGAACagtttgataatgatgTGAAGAGTTTGGGTGACTTGTTCGTTGACCAAGATgcctctttcttcaaagatgaatACCATACTCACTTGCCATTGGATGGATGGTCTCTTTATGCAGAAAACTGCTGGGAACAAATTGAGAATAACAAAGATCTTGATTTGCCGACCCAGCAGATTCTCGTAGCTAGATTCAAAACCGACGAGAttgcagcagcagcatacaacaaatttttgaatgacTATCAATCACAGGTCACTGACTCCTTGGATGGGAAAGAACTTGCAACAGTACTAAAAACATTACAATCAACCTGTATTGATGTCGACTATGACCCTTTCGCCTCACGTTACGCGAAGAAAGTGTATGAAGAACGTAGagatgatttgatcaaacAATTAAATACGATAATCGACGAAACGATAACGAATTTCGTTACAAGAACTACTTCATCCCTCATTGAAACTTTCCACAAGAATGCAAGAGATAGAAGTTTGAAGGGGCCATTCAAGCTGAAAATACAATCAGCTCTCGAGAA
Proteins encoded in this window:
- the SEY1 gene encoding dynamin-like GTPase SEY1 (similar to uniprot|Q99287 Saccharomyces cerevisiae YOR165W SEY1 Synthetic Enhancement with YOP1), which codes for MSDLKEAIQLIDENKQFNPSTLNYFTKCLGDKNVGVKYHVISVFGSQSSGKSTLLNKLFDTKFDTMDAQVKRQQTTRGIWLSHSANIYSSGAANQSIPDFFVLDVEGSDGAERGEDQDFERKAALFALSVSEVLIVNMWENQVGLYQGNNMGLLKTVFEVNLSLFGKNENRHKVALLFVIRDFTGQTPLESLEASLVLELEKMWSQLSKPEGCEDTSFHDFFVPNFFGLGHKVFQPEQFDNDVKSLGDLFVDQDASFFKDEYHTHLPLDGWSLYAENCWEQIENNKDLDLPTQQILVARFKTDEIAAAAYNKFLNDYQSQVTDSLDGKELATVLKTLQSTCIDVDYDPFASRYAKKVYEERRDDLIKQLNTIIDETITNFVTRTTSSLIETFHKNARDRSLKGPFKLKIQSALEKASRTFKTNLAPFSELELLSSMDAYISKFEARVNTEVADLQERELNAIVARFNKGLTIKLKDTILHLLAKPTINVWDDVMKEFTSFLDGSLKKYTNEDGKIDFQTGATTDANDKTEHTLKRNAWSFLDHTVHGYLTEDNVVDIMRNVFNDKFRYDDDGMPKFWKNEAEVDASYRLAKSQALSVLDALAIVKNKDNVEILIPEALLESDGDGSDYEENGGQEEEEAGLYHQQRFSHVLSALQKDKIITKFKQFTDLVIIEAKRSIVNTTERIPLYMYALVVALGWGRIITILRNPATIILSIIVLAGAYFVHKLNLWGPLLQFANQATGQATAVLKQTVRSLVVDEEPKRKILVEPHESEGVDKEPSKNDQHL
- the DDP1 gene encoding polyphosphatase DDP1 (similar to uniprot|Q99321 Saccharomyces cerevisiae YOR163W DDP1 Diadenosine polyphosphate hydrolase member of the MutT family of nucleotide hydrolases with high specificity for diadenosine hexa- and pentaphosphates required for efficient hydrolysis of diphosphorylated inositol polyphosphates); this translates as MSDFIKTDTSRVGRENQLYSSVTGARLVAGCIILDESRENVLMVQSSAHKKRWVLPKGGIESDEPDFESAARRETWEEAGATGDIVKALGSIEDMRPPKDWNPDLEAFESSNDETVNKWPPRSEFHFFEMINVKLEDNYPEVKTRNRQWFSYEQAKENLTRAKRPELIEALNRSSIKKS
- the GET4 gene encoding protein GET4 (similar to uniprot|Q12125 Saccharomyces cerevisiae YOR164C Hypothetical ORF) — protein: MSDKLTKTLQRFNARIEAGDYYEAHQTLRTIANRYVRAKKYDESIDLISHAAGAFLRSKQGGSGSDLIFYLLEVYDLASVPCNDSSVSRLIQLLVLVDGQEPNLKDVVTGMNNWSVKHSEYKFGDPYLHSAIATKLLEGGYTYEAERYLVLGTHDSMKRYVDLLWDWYQQSGEDSSFPDFISRMIFNYLFIFNIEYALEGSKELLKRFTNHKTDVKFELTEKGPYKIDYFSSWESLNFLQLLIIACQTQETILFQNLKSQYSTLANKYNSELQFLGQEYFGIKVEKPINFLQDMMSGFFGGK